A stretch of Limanda limanda chromosome 7, fLimLim1.1, whole genome shotgun sequence DNA encodes these proteins:
- the actr8 gene encoding actin-related protein 8 → MTQAEKEQDNGKEKEKEREKEKEKEQQRGVKRPIAPPVISEPLQEQIQSNFIVVIHPGSRTLRIGRATDNLPVLVPHVIARRHKQSGQPRYEDAWLLRDGLNKPESKEQRQNGLKMVEQAIWSKKMSNGVRRTPVSAEQAKAYNCQIRPAVLDSSSRVKWTNTAHHPPHLVGEEALNVNPSDCYNIHWPVVRGQLNVHPGPGGSLTAVLSDLETIWSHAIQKSLEIPLKDLKYYRCILLVPDIYNRQHIKEVVNMLLLNMGFSAIIVHQESVCATFGSGLSSACVVDVGDQKTSLCCVEDGVSHRNSRLGLAYGGSDVTRTFFWLLQRAGFPYRDCQLGSRLDTQLLQQLKETFCHLNQDISGLQDHEFQTRFPEAPALLYQVRLGDEKLQAPMGLFYPTTFGIVGQKMSSLQYRSPGDSEDPHDEHYLLATQSKQDQSSKSAADRKAISRPGGALDGEMSNQGGIGELSDLPRGCGSGGSGVGMQGEMELGPTQGECLMAAGDVDEPLSAHLSRKTAIMNQFESKALGLDKAILHSIDCCASDETKRKMYSSILVVGGGLMFLGAQEFLLHRIINKMPPSFRRLVDNVEVITRPKDMDPRLISWKGGSVLACLDTTQEMWIHQREWQRFGVRMLRERAAFVW, encoded by the exons ATGACTCAGGcggagaaggagcaggacaacgggaaggagaaagagaaggagcgagagaaggagaaagagaaggagcagcagcgcGGGGTGAAGAGACCCATCGCTCCTCCGGTCATCTCGGAGCCCCTGCAGGAG CAAATACAAAGCAACTTTATAGTTGTCATCCACCCTGGTTCAAGGACACTCCGTATCGGCCGAGCAACAGACAATCTTCCAGTGCTGGTCCCACATGTGATAGCACGCAGGCACAAGCAAAGTGGACAGCCCCGGTACGAAGACGCCTGGCTGCTGCGAGATGGTCTCAAT AAACCAGAGAGTAAAGAGCAGAGGCAGAACGGACTTAAAATGGTCGAACAGGCCATCTGGTCAAAGAAGATGTCAAATGGAGTGCGGAGAACTCCCGTGTCTGCTGAACAG gccaaAGCGTATAATTGTCAGATCCGTCCGGCGGTACTTGACAGCAGCTCCAGAGTGAAGTGGACCAACACAGCCCACCATCCTCCTCATCTGGTGGGAGAGGAG GCTCTCAATGTGAATCCATCCGATTGTTACAACATCCACTGGCCTGTAGTCAGAGGTCAGCTCAATGTGCACCCGGGTCCTGGAGGCTCACTGACTGCCGTCCTGTCTGACCTCGAGACGATCTGGAGTCATGCCATTCAGAAGAGTCTTGAGATCCCCCTCAAAGATTTAAAG TATTACAGATGCATCCTATTGGTCCCTGACATCTACAACAGGCAGCACATCAAGGAAGTTGTCAACATGCTGCTGCTTAATATGGGCTTCTCAg CAATCATTGTGCACCAGGAGTCGGTCTGTGCTACATTCGGCAGTGGGTTAAGCAGTGCGTGTGTCGTGGATGTAGGAGACCAGAAGACCAGTCTCTGTTGTGTAGAGGACGGAGTGTCTCACCGGAACTCCAG GTTGGGTTTAGCGTACGGTGGCTCGGACGTGACCCGTACTTTCTTCTGGCTCCTGCAGAGGGCGGGGTTTCCCTACAGGGACTGTCAGCTGGGCAGCAGACTGGACACTCAGCTACTGCAACAGCTCAAAGAGACGTTCTGCCATCTAAACCAA GACATTTCAGGACTACAAGATCATGAATTCCAGACACGTTTCCCAGAAGCCCCGGCTCTACTCTACCAGGTTCGACTAGGAGATGAGAAATTACAG GCACCCATGGGACTTTTCTACCCAACCACATTTGGCATCGTAGGTCAAAAGATGTCATCACTCCAGTACCGTTCCCCAGGCGACTCGGAGGACCCTCATGATGAACACTACCTGCTGGCCACACAGAGCAAACAGGACCAG TCCTCCAAATCGGCTGCAGACCGGAAGGCTATCTCCAGACCTGGTGGAGCTTTGGATGGTGAGATGAGCAATCAAGGAGGGATCGGAGAGCTGTCTGACTTGCCCAGGGGCTGCGGGAGTGGTGGCAGTGGAGTAGGGATGCAAGGGGAGATGGAGCTTGGGCCTACCCAGGGGGAGTGCCTGATGGCGGCGGGAGACGTAGATGAGCCCCTGTCTGCTCACCTCTCCAGGAAGACTGCGATCATGAACCAGTTTGAGAGCAAAGCACTGGGCCTGGATAAAGCCATCCTGCATAGCATCGACTGCTGTG CCTCAGACGAAACCAAGCGTAAGATGTACAGCTCCATCCTGGTAGTGGGAGGTGGGCTCATGTTTCTCGGAGCTCAGGAATTTCTGCTGCACCGCATCATCAACAAGATGCCGCCCTCGTTCAGAAGGCTGGTAGACAATGTGGAAGTTATCACTCGACCAAAG GACATGGACCCTCGTCTGATATCGTGGAAGGGGGGATCCGTGCTGGCGTGTTTAGACACCACCCAAGAGATGTGGATCCACCAGAGGGAGTGGCAGCGCTTCGGTGTGCGAATGCTCCGAGAAAGAGCTGCCTTCGTCTGGTGA
- the selenok gene encoding selenoprotein K, with protein sequence MVYVSNGQVLDSRSQSPWGLSLLVDLFWGAVDFISLFFRTMINPNMTKNGASGSSQLSDGRGPPGPPGGRRKMGRINHGAGPGAPPMGGGGUGR encoded by the exons ATGGTGTACGTGTCCAACG gcCAGGTCCTGGACAGCAGGTCCCAGTCACCATGGGGACTCTCTTTACTGGTCGATCTCTTCTGGGGAGCAGTAGATTTCATCAGCCTGTT TTTTAGGACGATGATTAACCCGAACATGACAAAGAATGGAGCTTCTGGTTCGTCACAATTAAGTGATGGCAGAGG TCCCCCTGGTCCCCCTGGAGGCAGAAGGAAGATGGGAAGAATAAACCATGGTGCAGGTCCCGGTGCTCCACCAatgggtggaggaggatgaggaaggtga
- the LOC133004500 gene encoding LOW QUALITY PROTEIN: uncharacterized protein LOC133004500 (The sequence of the model RefSeq protein was modified relative to this genomic sequence to represent the inferred CDS: inserted 2 bases in 1 codon), giving the protein MMWRLALILFSCAHVHVMSHETEVECQEFEGLPPRRDPSPSHLANLTVELVTVEGKGTLNISWAVNMDASVQYLTGTHIRLDEAYHCEYNPPFAKQNVTGPPQKWFHYLIRASHGFNHIQAANFPLPPSKDFSYESVIIVIPRSPPSFTQTSSQVSSIAADPRVGNSTPFLGIGRGYVIIFGGLAGLMILTSCYIIYKCCRTFKATPFGFKSLPQTPMVPVPVLVVYPAENAAFQQAVVALAEFLQLHGGCNVAIDMWQQGKIAGLGPMRWLAEQAKAADRVLIICPQHSSQPCHSPPDGSFPQPSIPAAAHDLYPLILNMVAGHAKSTSDLSKFWVVQLGKQQDKRLCRDVEVELRACKSFCLMKDLNKLCRSLHTQRQGNKTMSYLSSKAQVSYSEKSRVKLQESVVKMXFREVELLRNEITSV; this is encoded by the exons ATGATGTGGAGACTCGCGTTGATTCTTTTCTCTTGTGCCCATGTGCACGTGATGTCCCATGAAACT GAAGTGGAGTGTCAGGAATTTGAAG GATTACCTCCCCGCAGGGACCCATCTCCATCCCACCTGGCAAACTTGACGGTGGAGTTGGTGACAGTGGAAGGAAAGGGTACGCTGAACATCAGCTGGGCAGTCAACATGGATG ctagTGTGCAATATCTGACTGGAACACATATCCGACTGGATGAAGCGTACCACTGTGAATACAACCCACCTTTTGCAAAACAAAACGTGACTGGGCCCCCACAG AAATGGTTTCATTATTTAATAAGAGCAAGCCATGGCTTCAACCATATCCAAGCTGCTAATTTTCCTTTGCCTCCATCGAAAGACTTCTCTTACGAGTCGGTAATAATTGTGATACCTCGTTCACCTC caAGTTTTACACAAACATCTTCTCAAGTTTCTTCAA TTGCAGCTGACCCTCGAGTTGGGAACTCTACTCCAT tcTTGGGAATAGGTCGTGGCTATGTCATCATTTTCGGAGGACTGGCCGGTTTGATGATCCTGACTTCGTGCTACATAATCT ATAAATGCTGTCGAACCTTCAAGGCTACACCATTTGGTTTCAAAAGTTTGCCTCAAACTCCCATGGTTCCGGTCCCTGTCCTCGTGGTTTACCCTGCTGAGAATGCAGCCTTCCAGCAGGCTGTGGTGGCCCTGGCAGAGTTCCTGCAGTTGCACGGTGGCTGTAACGTGGCTATCGACATGTGGCAGCAGGGGAAGATTGCAGGGCTGGGGCCGATGCGCTGGCTGGCGGAACAGGCCAAAGCTGCCGACCGAGTGCTCATCATCTGCCCTCAG CACTCTTCACAGCCCTGCCACTCTCCTCCTGACGGCAGTTTCCCACAACCCTCCatcccagcagcagctcatgaCCTTTACCCCCTCATCCTCAACATGGTGGCTGGGCACGCAAAGAGCACCAGTGACCTGTCTAAATTCTGGGTGGTGCAGCTGGGCAAGCAACAGGACAAAAGGTTGTGTAGGGATGTGGAAGTTGAACTGCGGGCGTGCAAGTCCTTCTGTTTGATGAAGGATTTGAACAAACTTTGCAGGAGTCTTCATACTCAGAGGCAGGGCAACAAGACAATGTCATATCTGAGCTCCAAGGCCCAGGTTTCCTACAGTGAAAAGAGCAGAGTGAAGTTACAAGAATCTGTAGTAAAGAT TTTCCGAGAGGTGGAACTACTGAGAAATGAGATCACGTCTGTTTGA